From Macaca mulatta isolate MMU2019108-1 chromosome 3, T2T-MMU8v2.0, whole genome shotgun sequence, the proteins below share one genomic window:
- the KCTD7 gene encoding BTB/POZ domain-containing protein KCTD7 isoform X1, which yields MSRWKNGNGGESLSLFTELKCSDLGSSRSDSCVSEWGRTGHPGGALRLRAEPAAVAGRSHLSPPPATSSRKGCSGLPLRRQGPAALGTDTRFPEVVPLNIGGAHFTTRLSTLRCYEDTMLAAMFSGRHYIPTDSEGRYFIDRDGTHFGDVLNFLRSGDLPPRERVRAVYKEAQYYAIGPLLEQLENMQPLKGEKVRQAFLGLMPYYKDHLERIVEIARLRAVQRKARFAKLKVCVFKEEMPITPYECPLLNSLRFERSESDGQLFEHHCEVDVSFGPWEAVADVYDLLHCLVTDLSAQGLTVDHQCIGVCDKHLVNHYYCKRPIYEFKITWW from the exons ATGTCACGGTGGAAAAACGGTAACGGTGGGGAGTCACTGTCATTATTCACTGAACTCAAGTGCTCCGATTTGGGGTCTTCTCGTTCGGATTCCTGCGTCAGTGAGTGGGGAAGGACTGGACACCCGGGCGGTGCCCTGCGGCTCCGGGCGGAGCCAGCCGCGGTCGCGGGGCGCAGCCACCTCAGCCCTCCTCCCGCCACATCCTCCAGGAAAGGGTGCTCAGGCCTTCCATTGAGGAGACAAGGACCCGCTGCCCTGGGGACAGACACTCGA tttcctgAGGTTGTTCCGCTTAACATCGGAGGGGCTCACTTTACTACACGCCTGTCCACACTGCGGTGCTACGAAGACACCATGTTGGCAGCCATGTTCAGTGGGCGGCACTACATCCCCACGGACTCCGAGGGCCGCTACTTCATTGACCGAGATGGCACACACTTTGG AGATGTGCTGAATTTCCTGCGCTCAGGGGACCTCCCACCCAGGGAGCGTGTTCGAGCTGTGTACAAAGAGGCCCAGTACTATGCCATCGGGCCCCTCCTGGAGCAGCTGGAGAACATGCAGCCACTGAAGGGCGAGAAGGTGCGCCAAGCGTTTCTGGGACTCATGCCCTATTACAAAG ACCACTTGGAGCGGATTGTGGAGATCGCCCGGCTGCGTGCGGTCCAGCGAAAGGCCCGCTTTGCCAAGCTCAAGGTCTGTGTCTTCAAGGAGGAGATGCCCATCACCCCGTATGAGTGTCCGCTCCTCAACTCCCTGCGCTTTGAGCGGAGTGAGAGTGACGGGCAGCTTTTTGAGCACCACTGTGAAGTGGATGTGTCTTTTGGGccctgggaggctgtggctgaTGTTTATGACCTGTTGCACTGCCTGGTCACGGACCTCTCGGCCCAGGGCCTCACCGTGGACCACCAGTGCATCGGGGTGTGTGACAAGCACCTCGTGAACCACTACTACTGCAAGCGCCCCATCTATGAGTTCAAGATCACATGGTGGTGA
- the KCTD7 gene encoding BTB/POZ domain-containing protein KCTD7 isoform X2 — MVVVTGREPDSRRQDGAMSSSDAEDDFLEPATPTATQAGHALPLLPQEFPEVVPLNIGGAHFTTRLSTLRCYEDTMLAAMFSGRHYIPTDSEGRYFIDRDGTHFGDVLNFLRSGDLPPRERVRAVYKEAQYYAIGPLLEQLENMQPLKGEKVRQAFLGLMPYYKDHLERIVEIARLRAVQRKARFAKLKVCVFKEEMPITPYECPLLNSLRFERSESDGQLFEHHCEVDVSFGPWEAVADVYDLLHCLVTDLSAQGLTVDHQCIGVCDKHLVNHYYCKRPIYEFKITWW, encoded by the exons ATGGTGGTAGTCACGGGGCGGGAGCCAGACAGCCGTCGCCAGGACGGTGCCATGTCCAGCTCCGACGCCGAAGACGACTTTCTGGAGCCTGCCACGCCGACGGCCACGCAGGCGGGGCACGCATTGCCCCTGCTGCCCCAGGAG tttcctgAGGTTGTTCCGCTTAACATCGGAGGGGCTCACTTTACTACACGCCTGTCCACACTGCGGTGCTACGAAGACACCATGTTGGCAGCCATGTTCAGTGGGCGGCACTACATCCCCACGGACTCCGAGGGCCGCTACTTCATTGACCGAGATGGCACACACTTTGG AGATGTGCTGAATTTCCTGCGCTCAGGGGACCTCCCACCCAGGGAGCGTGTTCGAGCTGTGTACAAAGAGGCCCAGTACTATGCCATCGGGCCCCTCCTGGAGCAGCTGGAGAACATGCAGCCACTGAAGGGCGAGAAGGTGCGCCAAGCGTTTCTGGGACTCATGCCCTATTACAAAG ACCACTTGGAGCGGATTGTGGAGATCGCCCGGCTGCGTGCGGTCCAGCGAAAGGCCCGCTTTGCCAAGCTCAAGGTCTGTGTCTTCAAGGAGGAGATGCCCATCACCCCGTATGAGTGTCCGCTCCTCAACTCCCTGCGCTTTGAGCGGAGTGAGAGTGACGGGCAGCTTTTTGAGCACCACTGTGAAGTGGATGTGTCTTTTGGGccctgggaggctgtggctgaTGTTTATGACCTGTTGCACTGCCTGGTCACGGACCTCTCGGCCCAGGGCCTCACCGTGGACCACCAGTGCATCGGGGTGTGTGACAAGCACCTCGTGAACCACTACTACTGCAAGCGCCCCATCTATGAGTTCAAGATCACATGGTGGTGA